The following proteins come from a genomic window of Dermacentor albipictus isolate Rhodes 1998 colony chromosome 8, USDA_Dalb.pri_finalv2, whole genome shotgun sequence:
- the LOC135910358 gene encoding cuticle protein 65-like: MNAVIVLLGLVSAASAGFVGGYSGYGGYGGYGGYGGLGYGGYGYGHGVAVAAPVAVARPVAVAAPVAVARPVAVAAPVAVARPAVVAAAPVGLGYGYGGFGYGGLGYGAGLGYGAGLAVAAAPAVAVARPVAVAAPVAVARPVVHAAPVAVAAAPVAYGVGLGYGHGLGYGHGLGYGVGLGYGHGLGYGHGYGYGVGFKKY; the protein is encoded by the exons ATGAACGCCGTT ATCGTACTTCTCGGTCTCGTCTCCGCCGCATCAGCCGGCTTCGTCGGTGGATATAGTGGATAtggtggctacggcggctacggcGGCTACGGCGGCCTCGGCTACGGCGGCTATGGCTACGGCCATGGCGTAGCCGTCGCTGCCCCCGTCGCTGTCGCTCGTCCCGTGGCCGTGGCTGCCCCAGTGGCCGTCGCTCGCCCCGTGGCTGTGGCTGCCCCTGTGGCCGTCGCTCGTCCCGCTGTGGTAGCTGCCGCCCCCGTCGGCCTCGGCTACGGATACGGAGGCTTCGGCTATGGTGGTCTTGGCTACGGAGCCGGTCTCGGCTACGGAGCTGGTCTCGCCGTCGCTGCTGCCCCTGCTGTCGCCGTGGCCCGCCCCGTCGCTGTGGCTGCCCCAGTGGCCGTCGCCCGCCCTGTCGTCCACGCCGCCCCTGTCGCTGTGGCTGCTGCTCCTGTTGCTTACGGTGTTGGCCTCGGCTACGGTCACGGTCTCGGCTACGGTCACGGTCTCGGCTACGGCGTTGGTCTCGGATACGGCCACGGTCTCGGCTACGGCCACGGTTACGGCTACGGCGTTGGCTTCAAGAAGTACTAA